cccgccctcccccaccccgccccgCCACCCTGCCCTGCCTCCACCCCGCGGCCCTCAGCCTCCAGCAGCGGGCAAACCCCCAGCGACAGGCCCCGGTGCTGCCGGCGCCGctactgccgctgccgctgctgctgcccggACCCGGCTCGCTGCCCGTCCCCGTCCGCGGGTCAACACagcccggtgtgtgtgtgtgtgtgtgaaggtggCCTCGTATGTAGGCGTGTACCTGTGTGTAAGGCGTCTGTGTACATGTGTGTCCGTGTACATGTGTGTCTGTGTTATGGGTCTGTGTACATGTGGGTCTGTGTACATGAGTGTTATGGGTCTGTGTACATGAGTGTTATGGGTCTATACATATGTGTTATGGTTCTGTGTACATCTGAGTTATGGGTCTATACATATGTGTTATGGGTCTGTGTACATGTGTGTTATGGGTCTGTATACATATGTGTTATGGGTCTGTGTACATGTGTGTTATGGGTCTGTGTACATGTGTATTATGGGTCTGTGTACATGAGTGTTATGGGTCTATACATATGTGTTATGGTTCTGTGTACATCTGAGTTATGGGTCTGTGTACATGAGTGTTATGGGTCTGTGTACATGAGTGTTATGGGTCTGTGTACATGAGTGTTATGGGTCTGTGTACATGAGTGTTATGGGTCTGTGTACATGAGTGTTATGGGTCTGTGTACGTGTGTTGTGGGTCTGTGTACATCTGTGTTATGGGTATGTGTACATGAGTGTTATGGGTCTGTGTACATGAGTGTTATGGGTCTGTGTACATAAGTGTTATGGGTCTGTGTACATGAGTGTTATGGGTCTGTGTACATAAGTGTTATGGGTCTGTGTACGTGTGTTATGGGTCTGTGTACATGAGTGTTATGGGTCTGTGTACATGAGTGTTATGGGTCTGTGTACATGAGTGTTATGGGTCTGTGTACATGAGTGTTATGGGTCTGTGTACATGTGTATTATGGGTCTGTGTACATGAGTGTTATGGGTCTATACATATGTGTTGTGGGTCTGTGTACGTGTGTTATGGGTCTGTGTACATGAGTGTTATGGGTCTATACATATGTGTTATGGGTCTATACATGAGTGTCAATGGTCTGTGTACATGTGTGTTATGGGTCTGCGTACATGTGTGTTATAGGTCTGTACGTGTGTGTTATAGGTCTGTGTACATGTGTGTTATgggtctgtatatgtgtgtgttatggGTATGTGTACATGTGTTATGCGTCTGTGTGTTATGCGTCTATACATGTGTGTTATGGGTCTGTGTACATGTGTGTTATGGGCCTGTGTACATGTGTGTTATGCGTCTGTATACATGTGTATTGTGCGTCTATACATGTGTGTTATGGGTCTGTATACGTGTGTGTTATGCGTTTGTATACATGTGTGTTATGGGTCTGTATACGTGTGTGTTATGGGTCAGTGTACATGTGTGTTATGGGTCTGTGTACATGTGTGTTATGGGCCTGTGTACATGTGTGTTATGCGTCTGTATACATGTGTATTGTGCGTCTATACATGTGTGTTATGGGTCTGTATACGTGTGTGTTATGCGTTTGTATACATGTGTGTTATGGGTCTGTATACGTGTGTGTTATGGGTCAGTGTACATGTGTGTTATAGGTCTGTGTACATGTGTTATGCGTCTGTGTGTTATGCGTCTGTATACATGTGTGTTATGGGTCTGTGTACATGTGTGTTATGGGCCTGTGTACATGTGTGTTATGCGTCTGTATACATGTGTATTATGGGTCTGTGTACATGTGTGTTATGGGTCTGTGTACATGCGTGTTATGGGTCTGTGTACATGTGTGTCTGTTGTGGGTCTGTATACATGTGCATTATGGGTCTGTAAATGTGTGTTATGGgtctgtgtacatatgtgttatggGTCTGTACAGGTGTGTTATGGGTCTGTACATGTGTGTTGTGGGTCTGTGTACATGAGTGTTATGGGTCTATATACATGTGTGTTAtgggtctgtgtgtctgtgttgtGGGTCTATTTACATGTGTGTTATGGGTCTATATACATGAGTGTTATGGGTCTGTGTACATGTGTGTTATGGGTCTGTGTACATGAGTGTTATGGGTCTGTACATGAGTGTTATGGGTCTGTGTACATGTGTGTTGTGGGTCTGTGTACATCTGTGTTATGGGTCTGTGTACACGTGCCATTGACCATTGcaacattgaccattgaaccaagaGTCATTGACCACTgagcattgaccattgaccattggccaTTGCATCAATGAACTAAATGAGCCATTGCACCATGGAGACATTGACCACTGCAACATTGGATCATGAACCTTTGGACCGTGGGAGTAGTGTGGGGAGTACCACTGGGTTAGGGTGGCCCCTGCAGGGTTTGTGTAAGATGTATCTCCCTGCACGGTTCCCCAGGGTTGATTTTCTCCCCTgtgttctctctcttcccccccccccccccctcctcctccccaggAGCCATGGAGGCGGGCAGCAAGGTGCTGtacgtggacttccccaacttcagcAGCAGCCTGCTGGAGAACCTGAACCAGCAGCGCATGGAGGGCAAGTTCTGCGACATCTCCATCCAGGTGCAGGGCAAGGTGTTCCAGGCCCACCGGGCGGTGCTGGCCGCCTCCTCACCCTACTTCCACGACCAGGTGCTCTTCCGCAACGCCAGCCGCCTGTCGCTCCCGGGGGTGATGGATGCGCGGGCCTTCGAGAACGTCCTGGCCTCGTGCTACACGGGCCGCCTGGCGGTCACGCTGGCCGACATCGTCAACTACCTGACGGTGGGCAGCTTCCTGCAGATGTGGCACGTGGTTGACAAGTGCACCGAGCTGCTGCGGGAGAGGGAACCCCCTCCGGCCCCGGCCCCCGGCCCCCGCAACCCCAGCAGCCAGTCCCCCAGCAGCAGCAACTACTTCAGCCCCCGCGACGAGGTCCCCGTGTCCGTCTCTGTCAAGCTGGACCAGGGGGACGAGATGCTGGAGGACGAGCTTCTGGAAGACGAGGGGGTCGACCCGGAGCAGAAGGTGACCAGCAACCAGGGGGCGGCGTGCAGCGTGCTGTCGGCAAGGCAGCCCCGGCACGGGGGCTGGGTCCTggtgaaggaggaggagggggaggacgagggagaggaggaggaggaggaggaggaagatgaCGACCTGGTGCTGACCTGCGAGGAGGACGACCACCATTTTGTCAAGAGCGCTGGGGGATGCCGCCCCTCGGATCCCCGCTCGCTCAGCATCAGCGGCGTGTGCACCCTGACCCGgccccagccccctcccctccccctcggcCCCCCCGGCGAGGACGAGCCGGCGGACTTCTGCGGCTCCACCGAGGACTTCCCCTACGAGGTGGGCGAGGAGGGGCCCCAGTGCTTTGCCCcggccccctccctcctcctcctgcccggggtcggcagcggcagcggcagcctcCAGGAGCTGCGGCACGGGGCGGCGGGCTCGGCAGACCCGGCGGGCGGGGGGCCCGGCAGCACCGGCAGCGGCGGAGGCAAGGTCTTCGCCTgccactgcggcaagagcttcacccaccgCAGCCAGCGGGACCGGCACGTCAACATGCACCTCAACCTGCGCCCCTTCGCCTGCACCCTGTGCAACAAGAAGTTCAAGATGAAGCACCACCTGGTGGAGCACATGAAGATACACACCGGCCACAAGCCTTTCCAGTGCCACGTCTGTGCCAAGAAGTTCATGTGGAGGGACAGCTTCCTCAGGCACCGAGCCGCCTGCGAGAAACTCCAGCGCGATATCCCCCTCAGCAGAAGCCTCGACTGACTGAGCGAGCTGGGGACTGGGGCAGGGGGAcaggtagaggtagggagaggttgaagagaGCCAGTCCAACCTATCTCATTCCTGGCTTACACTGATGGAGCGAGCGgggaagtgggagggagggggagggagagagtggtagAGGCGTTTCCATTCTCCCTCGATCTCGGTCAAGCGAGGGAGGTGGGATCGAGTGACGGGGAtacagagagaggggtggaggcgtTTCCATTCTCCCTCCATCTAGGTCAAGCGAGGGAGGTGGGAtcgagtgagggggagacagagagaggggtagaggcgTTTCCATTCTCCCTCCATCTAGGTCAAGCGAGGGAGGTGGGAtcgagtgagggggagacagagagaggggtagaggcgTTTCCATT
The genomic region above belongs to Amblyraja radiata isolate CabotCenter1 unplaced genomic scaffold, sAmbRad1.1.pri scaffold_491_ctg1, whole genome shotgun sequence and contains:
- the zbtb22 gene encoding zinc finger and BTB domain-containing protein 22 encodes the protein MEAGSKVLYVDFPNFSSSLLENLNQQRMEGKFCDISIQVQGKVFQAHRAVLAASSPYFHDQVLFRNASRLSLPGVMDARAFENVLASCYTGRLAVTLADIVNYLTVGSFLQMWHVVDKCTELLREREPPPAPAPGPRNPSSQSPSSSNYFSPRDEVPVSVSVKLDQGDEMLEDELLEDEGVDPEQKVTSNQGAACSVLSARQPRHGGWVLVKEEEGEDEGEEEEEEEEDDDLVLTCEEDDHHFVKSAGGCRPSDPRSLSISGVCTLTRPQPPPLPLGPPGEDEPADFCGSTEDFPYEVGEEGPQCFAPAPSLLLLPGVGSGSGSLQELRHGAAGSADPAGGGPGSTGSGGGKVFACHCGKSFTHRSQRDRHVNMHLNLRPFACTLCNKKFKMKHHLVEHMKIHTGHKPFQCHVCAKKFMWRDSFLRHRAACEKLQRDIPLSRSLD